ATTGCCAACGCTCTTCTACTAACCGTACTGACTCAGATAGATGACCAAAACGATCCAAGACCTTATAGTGTGACGATACATCAACCAAAGAATAATGCTCATGCTGTCCATGGATATCAACTAGCAAAGCACCAAGGTCTTTGAGTTGCTTTACCGTCACAGGTACGCCATTGATCCAAGCCCGTGAACGACCTACAGTATCAATAACACGCCTAAGCACGCAATCCTCACTACCTAGATCAGATTCTTCCAAAAAAGAAAAAACATGAGGCAGACTCGATACATCAAACTCTGCAACAATATCAGCTCGGTTCGCACCCGCTCTTATGCTGCCCACATCAGAGCGACCACCCAAGATAAGGCTGATTGCCCCTAACACAATCGATTTTCCTGCTCCCGTTTCCCCCGTAAGGACAGTAAAACCGCGGCCTAATTCGAGCTCAACCGAATCGATCAGGACGTAATCTTTCACCGTTAAGCGGTTCAACATAAATAAACTTTCTGCAACGTTAGGATCCCATCGTTCTTGCCCAATGCAGCTTCTCGCGCAGTGTGCCGAAGTACTCGTGCCCCTTTGAATGAACCAATCGAACCTTGGAGGTTGCCACTTGAATCATCAGTCTCCCACCTTCTCGGATACTCAAATGGGTATGACTGTCTACATGCACGCGCGCATCAACTGCTTCCATTATTTCGATTTCAATTTTTGAGCTCCCTGGAACAACAATAGGTCGATTTGAAAGTGAGTGAGGGCACACCGGGACCAGCAAGATACAGTCCACCGATGGCACAATAATAGGGCCGCCCGCAGAAAGCGCATAAGCCGTAGACCCCGTCGGAGTTGACACCACCAACCCATCAGATCGAAGATCGTAAGCGAACTCTCCATCAATAGTAACCGCCATGTGAATAAGGCTACCACTCTGCCCCTTACCCACTGAAATGTCGTTGAGGGCCCAAACGCCAGTTCCAGGCTCATTTTCAGCGCTCACTTCAAGCATGATTCGCTCATCAATGACATATTCCCCTTGCAAAACCGCACGCAAACTAGCGACCATTTTTTTCAGGGATATATCTGCCAGAAACCCTAACCGTCCCAGATTGATCCCCAGAAGGGGTACGTTATGCGTAGCGACGGTTCTCGCAAGACCCAGCAACGTCCCATCCCCACCTAAAACCACGACGAGATCACTGCGGCCAACCACTTCATCTATGGTCCCCGAGTCGACCTTAACTCCAAATAATTGCTGGGCAGTCAAATCATCGACCAAACAATGAACCCCTTCCCCTTGTAGGAAATCAATAAGCTGGGATACAGGGCGCGCGACCTCAGGACTTTTATACTTGCCGACTATGCAAACTCGATTAAATTTATTCATAATTTACGTTATACACGAGAGATGGATTTCATCATCGCAAATTCTAAGGCATAAAAAAACCTAAATCTTAGGCAAAAACTTTGTAAAATGAAGATATGATGAATGAAAGATCGCGAATTTTACTCAAATCACTCATAGAAAAGCATATTTCTGATGGCCAACCCACCAGTTCTCGGCAACTCGCTAAATCATCTGGACTGGAGCTGAGCCCCGCCAGCATCCGCAATATCATGGCTGACCTTGAAGAAACGGGATTCATCGCCAGCCCACATGCCTCTGCAGGCAGAATACCAACTCCACGCGGCTATCGATTTTTCGTCGACTCATTGCTTACCGTGCAACCTTTGGATTCAATTGAGCTGCACCAGATTAAGGACCAGTTCCGACCAGATAGCGCGGACCGACTGATCACAACAGCGTCTCAACTACTCTCAAACCTGACTCAATTTGCCGGCGTAGTCAAATCGCCTTCCAGGCATAGCACCTCTTTTCGACGTATCGAATTTGTTTCGTTATCCGATAAACGCATCTTACTGATCGTGGTTACCCCTGATGGAGACGTGCAGAATAAGGTCTTAGAGGCATCACGTAAATTTTCGGATTCTGAACTCACAGAGGCAACTAACTATCTAAACCAAAGCTATGCAGGCATGTCTTTTGATGCGATTAAGTCACGCATTCAAACTGAATTAAAAAAACTCAAGGAAGACATTTCTCAACTGATGACATTGGCGATATCAGCGGGAGAAGAAAACTCGTTCAAAGCTGAAGAATATATCGTCTCGGGCGAAAAAAATCTGCTGAGCGTTCGTGATCTTTCAATCAATATAGACAGTCTGAGAACGCTATTTGACATGTTTGACAAAAAAACTGGGATTCTCCAACTACTCGATACCAGCGATCGAGCCGGCGGCATCCAAATTTATATTGGCGGAGAATCTGGTTTAGTTCCCTTAGACGAATGCAGTGTCGTGACAGCGCCCTATGAAATTGATGGGAAAGTTGTCGGCACGGTCGGCGTCATCGGGCCCA
The DNA window shown above is from Pseudomonadota bacterium and carries:
- a CDS encoding NAD(+)/NADH kinase; translation: MNKFNRVCIVGKYKSPEVARPVSQLIDFLQGEGVHCLVDDLTAQQLFGVKVDSGTIDEVVGRSDLVVVLGGDGTLLGLARTVATHNVPLLGINLGRLGFLADISLKKMVASLRAVLQGEYVIDERIMLEVSAENEPGTGVWALNDISVGKGQSGSLIHMAVTIDGEFAYDLRSDGLVVSTPTGSTAYALSAGGPIIVPSVDCILLVPVCPHSLSNRPIVVPGSSKIEIEIMEAVDARVHVDSHTHLSIREGGRLMIQVATSKVRLVHSKGHEYFGTLREKLHWARTMGS
- the hrcA gene encoding heat-inducible transcriptional repressor HrcA, giving the protein MMNERSRILLKSLIEKHISDGQPTSSRQLAKSSGLELSPASIRNIMADLEETGFIASPHASAGRIPTPRGYRFFVDSLLTVQPLDSIELHQIKDQFRPDSADRLITTASQLLSNLTQFAGVVKSPSRHSTSFRRIEFVSLSDKRILLIVVTPDGDVQNKVLEASRKFSDSELTEATNYLNQSYAGMSFDAIKSRIQTELKKLKEDISQLMTLAISAGEENSFKAEEYIVSGEKNLLSVRDLSINIDSLRTLFDMFDKKTGILQLLDTSDRAGGIQIYIGGESGLVPLDECSVVTAPYEIDGKVVGTVGVIGPTRMAYERVIPIVDITAKLLSGALSHL